One genomic segment of Synergistaceae bacterium includes these proteins:
- a CDS encoding type II toxin-antitoxin system YafQ family toxin, producing MPRDSRKSKSFVKDWEKLSHSGKQDLNILKEAMLLLIANDEPLPPEWKDHQLSGNLKEFRECHVKGDLLLVYQIEKSGPDELVIFTEAKTHSEMF from the coding sequence ATGCCGCGCGACTCAAGAAAGTCAAAAAGTTTTGTTAAAGATTGGGAGAAATTATCTCATTCAGGAAAACAAGACTTGAATATATTAAAAGAGGCCATGTTATTATTAATCGCTAATGACGAACCTTTGCCCCCTGAATGGAAAGATCATCAATTAAGCGGGAATCTTAAAGAGTTTCGGGAATGTCACGTGAAGGGAGATTTATTACTAGTTTATCAGATAGAAAAAAGCGGCCCAGATGAATTAGTAATCTTTACTGAAGCAAAAACTCATTCAGAAATGTTTTAA